ATGACATTCGCTTAGAAATTAATATGTCTCTTCTTTAATTTCAAAATGTTCTTGTGGATGCAAACAAGCTGGGCATTTATCGGGTGCGCCCGGGCCTTCGTGCACATAACCACAGTTACGACATTTCCAACGGACAGGTGCATCTTTTTTAAATACTTTACCAGCTTCAATGTTAGCAGCTAATTTTTTATATCGTTCTTCGTGTTCGACTTCGACCTTTGCAATCATAGTAAAGCAAGTCGCAACCTCGTTGAAACCTTCTTTTTTAGCGGTTTCAGCAAAATCAGGATATAACACACTCCATTCTTCGTTTTCACCAGCTGCGGCAGCTTTTAAATTTTCAAGGGTAGTACCAAGTTTGCCAGCTGGATATGTTGCAGTAATTTCAACATCACCGCCTTCTAGAAATTTAAAAAAGCGTTTAGCATGTTCGCGTTCATTTTCGGCAGTTTCAAGAAATATTGCTTCGATTTGGCGATAGCCCTCTTTACGAGCAATACTAGCAAAATAAGTATAACGATTACGCGCTTGTGATTCACCGGCAAAAGCTTTAAGTAAATTTTTTTCAGTTTCAGTACCTTTTATATTAGGCATGGTTTCTCCTTTTGTTTGTTAAACATCCACGACAAATGCCTCTAATTTCAACATTTGTTGTTAAAATTTCCCCTAATGACTTGACATGCTTAGGGATTTTTAAATTATTAAATTCATTATTACAAAAGTCACAAATCAAGCTACATTTATTACATATAAAATGGTGGTGGCGAGCGGGATTAGCATCAAACCGCGTGCAATCACGCGAAGGGCTGATAGTAGTAAATAGACCCAAGTCTGATAATAACCATAAAGTGCGATAAACAGTATCTAATGAAAGTGATGGCATACGTTGACGAACACCATTATGAACCATTGCAGCATCAGGGTGTTTTCGGCTTAATGCAACTTCACGAAATACCTCAAAACGTTGAGGTGTTAATTTTACCCCAGCTTTATTGAATGCCTCTTTGCAATGTTGCAACATTTTGTCTAATTGTTGTTGTGAAGGTTTCATAAGTTTGATGAAGATAAGAAAAATTACGAGCTAGTAATAAATCGTAATAGGCAGTTGATTGTCAATGGCAAATTATAAAAATAAGGTGTTAAAAAAAAAGAAAGACCTATCAACGATATGCTGAAATTTAGAATTATTTGATAATATAGCGTTTGCGCTTCATGAGATTAAGGTTAATAGACGTATGCGTGACGCTGAGGTCGAGAATAAGGCATTATATGACCAAGCAGCAGTGTTGCTAATGTTGGTCGATAATAAATATAAAATTCGTAAAGCTAATTGTCGGGCAGAAAAATTTTGTGGCCGTGATGAGATAAATGGTGTTTCATGTGGTGAGGCACTGGGATGTATACATTCAACTGATGATAGACGTGGCTGTGGTTTCGGGTCGAGTTGTGGTCTGTGTATATTAAGAGAAAAAATTTTACATACAATTAATAATAATTACGAGCATCAGCAAATTCCTGCGACAATGACGGTTGTTGATAAAAAAGGTCATAAATCTGAACTTCATTTTTTAATATCAACAACTCCGGTTATATCTGGTGAGCAAAGATTAGCTCAG
The Deltaproteobacteria bacterium DNA segment above includes these coding regions:
- a CDS encoding transcriptional repressor — translated: MKPSQQQLDKMLQHCKEAFNKAGVKLTPQRFEVFREVALSRKHPDAAMVHNGVRQRMPSLSLDTVYRTLWLLSDLGLFTTISPSRDCTRFDANPARHHHFICNKCSLICDFCNNEFNNLKIPKHVKSLGEILTTNVEIRGICRGCLTNKRRNHA
- a CDS encoding rubrerythrin family protein yields the protein MPNIKGTETEKNLLKAFAGESQARNRYTYFASIARKEGYRQIEAIFLETAENEREHAKRFFKFLEGGDVEITATYPAGKLGTTLENLKAAAAGENEEWSVLYPDFAETAKKEGFNEVATCFTMIAKVEVEHEERYKKLAANIEAGKVFKKDAPVRWKCRNCGYVHEGPGAPDKCPACLHPQEHFEIKEETY